The nucleotide sequence ACAGGAATTCGGAAAGGATTCGATTCCAAGGTTTCGCTTTAAGGCCCAATTGCCAGATACTTCGGTTTCAATCGCAATCGAAAATTCTGATCTTCTTTTCTTTCATACTTCAACCCAATCCGTTACCGGTGATTCTCTTATTTTGAGATATAGCCTACTTCCATTTATTGAAAAGTATGCCGTTCAGTCACGGACAACCACAAAATCTTTTGAAACAGATTCCTCTCAGCTGATTTATTTACCTGAGGTAAAGTGTATGGAAATGATGCTCTTTATTGAATCTTTGAATGGAAATCGACTCTCTGTTGAGCGCTTATCGAATTCAGCAAGGAACGCCCAATCAGCTATGACCGATATATCTGAAGAAGAGAGCCCGATTTTTCAAGGCGAGAGAAGCGCGAGCAATAACCCTTCTGTTCGTGAAATCATTCGAATTCAATCGCTTAAAGGAATTCTATTTTTGAAACCTCATCTTTCGAAAGAAGGGAAGACGCTGTGAGGGCTTATTTTCGCCACATTGCCGGATTTCAGAGAGATGCAAAAATATTTCTTCTTGGCTCCTTTCTCTTTTCGACCGGCACGGCCATTAATGATTTACTTTTCAATCTGTATTTAAAGGAACGTGGACTCAAAGAGTCCTTTATCGGTAGTTCAGTCAGCACCCTTGCGTTGGGAATTATGCTAATGGCCATACCCTCGGCATTTATGGCCAAGCGATTTAGCCCCCGAAGAATGCTTATTTTTTGCGCGGCTTTTGAAGCATTTCTTTATTCCGCTCGTGCGGCTTCGTCAAACCCGATTTCGATTCCAATTTACAATGTTTTGATTGGGGCGGCAGGTGCATCGTTGCGAATTCTACCGGCGTCGGTCATGATGACTTTGGCCGAAAAGCATGAGCGCCCTTACCTCTTTGGGCTTAATTCCGCATTTCAGATGGCAGGGTTAATGGTTGGTAATTTTCTTGGTGGATACTCGCCTGAAACATTTTTTTGGATCTTATCTGCTATCCTATTCCCCATTTCTTCAGTTGCATCTTATCAATTAGGTCTTGCTTTATCCACCGTGGTGATGCTTGCTTCTTCAGCAGTCTTTTCAAAGCTACACGCTGAGCGGAATCCATTGCCGATGAACTTCGTTGCCAATAACCCTCAAAAGACCTTCGTGAAATTGCAGGCGATTCCTCTTTTTTTTCAAAGAGTGGTTTTGGGTGTTCAAGTTCCGTTTAAGATTTTTCATCACGTTTATGGTGATATCAAATCGAATTGGCCGGAAAGGCACACACGAAAGGCATTGGTCAGCATTATTTTCCCGCATACACTTGTCGCAATTGGCGCCGGCGCTACAATTCCTTTTATCCCACTTTTTTTGAAAACTGATTTTATGCTCAGCCCTTCTACGATCGGAAGCATTATGAGCGGAGTGCAAGCAGCTGTATCGCTTGGGTATGTGGCTTCACCACTCGTGACAAAGCGGCTCGGTGTACTACGGAGCATTATTGTGGTTCAAGCAGCCTCATTGCCGTTTATGGCGATCGTGGGTTTTGGGGAGTCTCTCATTTGGGCTGTATTTGCTTTGGGATTTCGCAATGTACTGATGAATATGTCTTCCCCGTTTATCGACCAGTACAATATGGAATCGGTTCATGAATCGCAGCGGCAGTTAATCAGCAGTTTAGATCATTTTCTTTGGAATGCGGCGTGGAGCGTGATGCCTTTTATTGCTGGGTTTGTGATTGAATGGGTTGGCTACGAACCGCTTTTTGCCTTTACGATTGTGCTTTATGCGGCATCAAGCCTTCTTTATTACCGGCGGTATCGCGAGCGACATCTTATTCATTTGTAATTTCAACCTAATTCTCTTGCAATTTTGGATTAAGAAACACCTACGTGGTGAGACACCGTATGCGTTAAAAAAAATCGATGGGCTTAATGAAAATCCAGTAAATTTGCCTGTCGCTGCATTTTCTCAATTCACTTAATTCGAAACCAATTTATGAAGTTACGTTACTTACACTCGCTTCTCTCCTTGGGGTTTTTGTTTCTTGTACTTTTCACCACTTCTTTTTCGCCACTTTTTGCTCAAGAACGCAAGTATGTGCGTAAATCGGTGACCTCGCTTGGCACGGTGATTGTCAAAAAAGGCAATCCGGATGTTAAGATTATCAGTTCTCGATTGAAGGCCAATATTGAACTGCCGCGCTTCGATTACAACCAAATCTCTGAATCGGCTTCTCAGGAATTCGTGGCGAAAATTCGCAACTCCGATTACTCCGAAAAAGCCATCACCACTGCTTTGGAGCAAACCGTGATGCCCAAAATTCTTGCCGTGGTAAAGGCTGTGGCAGAAGAACGCGCAAAGGGCAACCTTTCAGAAGAAGCACTTGCACGTGCAGCCGTTGAGAAGCTTAAGGGTTCCGGACTTACGGCTGCCGATATTCAGCAAGTCTTAAACTCTGCCTACCTTTATTTGCCCGTCGTTACTGATTACACCGAGTCAACAAGTGAAGGAAGCGTTTCGGTCAATCTGGAGGGTTATGTTTTATGGTTTAAGGTTGTAGAAGACCAAAACCGCGTCATAGCATTGGAATCTGCGCCTGAACCAGAGTCGGGAAATTCATCAGCCAAAGTTTCTGATATGTATTCGATCAAAAATCGTCAGGTCGATGGTACAACTTATGCCCGTTTGCTTTCAGCCAATACTTGGGCAAAAAATATTGCTCAGGCAATGAAGAAGATTCCTGATTTCAAGTTAGCGGGCGGTGTTCGTTCGGTAGAAGGAAATAAATTTACCACCGGACTCGGCACTCGTGAAGGTGTAGGACTTGATGACGGTTTTGAAGTCTATCAAGAAGAAGAGGATGAATCGGGAAAAGCCGTATTTAAGCGTGTCGGTTTTGCACGTGTTGAAAAGGTGGGCGATAACACCAGTTCTTCTGCTTTGCTTTCTGAATTGAAAAATTATATTGGCCGCGCCGAAGAAGGACAAACGCTTAATGAACACCCGCAATTGGGAATTGATGTCGTGGTTCGCCCAAAGTATGGCGCCACAAAAGTTCCCGAAGTCGCAACCTTTGATGCCATTAGCTCACAAGCAGATTCTTACTTTGGAGTTGAATTGGGGATTTGGTTTAACGCTGCAAAAATTACCGGATCAACACAACTTTTCTTTGTCGTTGATTTAGGTGGAGGAATCCTGAATGCCTCTTACTCCAGTTCTACCATTGAGGTTACTCCCCTTGTTGGAACAGCGTATGCCGGTGTTGTGAAAAAATTCTGGTTTGGAAGAGCCAACTTTAATCTTGGTGGTTATGCCGGTGTGGATGCGCTCTACTTGATGGCAAACGGAAATCTTTTCGATGTATTCCGTGAAGTTGAAAGTGTTACCATTGCTTCACCCGGAATTCGCCTCGATGCCGGTTTAGAATATCTCTTTAACCCAGACCTTAGCATTGGCGTTACAGCACAATACAAGCTTGGCTTTGATGCATTTTTAGGTGAAATCAAATATAAAAACGGTGATACACGGCAAATCGTTAATGATTCACGATTCAAGGATGTGAATTTCAGCGGTCTCTCTTTCGGGGCTTATGTGAGTTTCTCACTGCCGTCTTTAAGCACCGATGTGATGGAAGGTTTAACCGCTCAATCCATTGAGTATTGAGCGTTTCTATCTTTTTGATTTATTCAAGTAAGGCGAGCATTTTCAGCTCGCCTTTTCTTTTTCTTGTTTACAACGCTATCGATTTCGAAATTGAGTTTAATTCTTCACGAAAACCTTATTTTCTTTTCCTATCGGTTTTATTATCGGTTTAAAATTGAATCCATTCATCTTTAATATTGGCTTTCATTCATGACGATGTTAACACCAAGAAATGGCTTTTCCGGCGATATCGAAACCTTCTTAGTTCAAACCCTTATCGAGCGGTTTGGCCCGAATCATGAATGGGATACCGAGCGCGTGTATCTAAACCGCGTCCCTGATTTGAATGGCTTTATGCCTGCAAATATCTTATTGGTATTACAACACTGCTTTATTCAAAATCAAGCGTTAAATGATCATATTGAAAAAGCAAAGCACAGACTTTTAGCTTATCGAAAGGGTCATTTAGCCTATTACTGGCCGTTTAATGATGGGCGTTCTACCATTCCCAATGCACCAACTTTATCCAAGTTTGAGTTTCTCACACTTTCACCCGATGCTGATGATACAACGGTGCAACAATTGGTCCTTCATGAAACGCAATTTTTTGAACCAATCTTAAATGAATTGGCATTTTACCGATGCGATGAAATTAACTTCATTCCACCTAATCCGCAGCGAATCTTAGGCAATTGGAATGGCGCTTACTTGGCTTGGTTTCCTGAAAGGGAACGGTGTTCATTAGGTAAAATTGAAACGCTGGATTTGGGAGTATCTGCCAACATTTTATGGTTTCTTTCCCGTTTTGGATTTACAAATCATGAGGGGGCACAAGAAACCGCAGGTTGGATAAAGCATATCTTAAAAAATGAGTTCATCCTTTCGCACCCGTTCTTTCTTACTCGGTATTACCCTGTTCCTTTGCTGCAACTCTACATTTTAGCGCGTGCTGTGGATTTAGGTCAGTTGGTAAAGGCTGGTTTTTTCAGTGATGAAGACATCGAGATGATGAAAAGATTATTTAAAAAAATGGTTCCGAGGTCGCGATACGAGTCTCTCTTAACCCTTGCAACAGCCATTCATCTGAACGACCGCGAGACCTTTTCGAAACTTCGTCACATCCTTCAATCACCAATTCTTGATTCAGGAATCTACTTTGCAGCCCCGCTGGTCCCTATCGTAACCTATCAGAATCCAATTTTTGCTTTTTTAGCCAAACAACCCTTTATGAGATTTCGCTTTGAAAGCATTGCACTTTCCGCAGCCATACACCTCTGGTGCCTTCAAGCCGCAAAGCAGCGGTTTTAATCGTAAATTTAGCCCTCGTAAAAAAACCCAAAACTTTTTAATTAGGCTTGGCGTAAATTCACTGACCGTCGGTCATTCTGCCGGCCAAATAACTATTGTATCATCATGACCAATTCGTTAAAAGATCCGTGGAGCGTTGAGCGTTTACCCGAACAACCCACACCGAATGCTCACTCTGCACCAAAAAATGGGAATCATCTTAACACCAACGGTGCGGCTAAAAAATTGTTAACCTCCATTAAAGTTGATTTAGAAAAAAATACCGACGCTCACACGCTATTTCACTTTCCTTTTAAAACCTCTCTATCGCTCTCACCGCTTGTGGCGTATTGGGAAAAATTCGCCGAGCGTGACGATGCCATCCGAAATACATTAGGCAAAAGCATCCACCGAGAGATAAAGAAAATTCCCGAACTCCTGCTGCCCATTGATTCAGATAATAAAGCGGAGCTTGAGGCATTTTTAGAACGCTTTGAAAATCATCGAGGCCTTTTGGATACAATGTTCTCTGTTGTTTTCCCTCCTGTTTCTTGGGAAAGCGATTATATGGCAGCCTTTATCCCGTTTAATTTCCAATCATTTTATGCGACACCTCCTTATGAAAAAATGATTCGTAAAAATGGCGGCATTCAGTCGTGGCTCAATCTCAACGAATCGGAAATGTCTTATGGCCGCGAACTCAAAGCCTTTACCCATATCGCAAAACAGATTTATGGCCTTGACATTCAAGAATTTCAATACCCGTTTATTTTCAGAATCATCGACCCTGATACTTTGCTTGATCGGTATTTCCGCGCTTCTATCAATACCCGCTTCTGCGAAATTATCGCCCACGGCCCTGTCAAGCCACTGACCGAAACTGAAAAAAAACGTCTTTTTGCTAACCTTTCAGATTTAAATGTTTGGCGCGAACTCATCCCGCGCGAACAATTTGAATTCCGTGGCTTTACCATTGTCAGTGCTCTGGATGTTACTGATCAGGAAGTGATTTCGGGGTTAAAACGAGACCTCATCGAGAAGGAATCCATCGTCTCCAATGCCCGTTTTGCAAGCCTTCGCCAATATATTCGTGCACTTATGAATAAGCCCGACTTACGAATGGCACTTGCTTCCGTCAATAAAGATGTGGTTACCGTTCTTAATTATAATTGTGAAAATGCCGATGAGGAACTTGAAGCGCTTAGGAAAAAAAATTCTCCTGCACTTCGCTTCAGCATTTCAGAGCTGAAAGATTCCATCCACTCAAAAGCCGTTTTGGAATCGCGTCCAATTTTAATAGAAGATATTCATGACATTCCCACAGAAAATCATTGTGACTCGCTCAAGAAGCTTTTTATTAAAGGGGTTCGCAATGTCTTTATCGCTCCGCTTCATTACCAAGGTGATGTGATCGGCGCACTGGAAATCTCTTCGCCCAATGCCGGAGATATCAACCCCATCAATGTGGTACGGCTCAAAGAAGTACTTCCGCTCTTTTCAATGGCAGTTAAACGCGCCAACGAAGAAAGCAACACCGAGCTGCAAGCGGTGATTCGTGAAAAATTTACGGTGATTCACCCTTCTGTGGAGTGGCGATTTCAAGAGGCCGCTGAAGCGTGGATCGCTCGGCAGAACACTGGAATGAATTCCGATTTGGACGAAATCATCTTCCGCGATGTTTACCCACTTTACGGCGTTTCAGATATTCGCAATTCCTCTTTGCTTCGCAATGCCGCCATTCAAGCCGATATGATTCGGCAAATGCAGCTCGCCAAAGAGATTCTTGAAATGGCAGAAAAAGTAAAGCCTTTGCCGCTGATTCAAGAAATGATTTTTCATCTCAATTCTAAAATGGATGGTTTTAAGAAGAGCTTAAGTTCGGGCGACGAAGGCTCAGCAATTGAGTTTTTGAAACATAAAATTGAAACCTTTTTCCCCGAAGCCGAAAGATTTTCAAAACCCATTAAATCTAAAATCGAAGCCTATCGATCACTTATTGATCCGCGGCTTGGGTTACTCTATGACAAGCGCAAAGCATTTGATGAAAGCGTTGCTTCGCTCTCCGAAGCGATCGCTCGATATTTCGATCATGAGCAAGATGCCGCGCAAAAAATGTTCCCGCATTATTACGAGCGTCATAAAACTGATGGGGTTGACCATACAATGTATATCGGCGCATCGATCTGCCCCGACGGCCGTTTCGACCCGCTTTATGCTCGCAACCTGCGGCTGTGGCAACTCATGACAATTTGCGGGGTCGCACGCCTTTCCGATCGAATGAAAGAAACACTTACGGTTCCGCTTGATACCGCGCACTTGATTTTAGTTCAAAGCGCACCGCTATCCATTCGATTTCATATCGATGAAAAGCAATTTGATGTGGATGGTACTTATAACATTCGTTATGAGATTATGAAGAAACGCATCGATAAAGCTGTGGTGAAAGGCGAATCGCAGCGCGTCACGCAGCCGGGGCGAATTGCCATCATTTACTCTCAGCAGCGGGAGATTGCTGAATACCGTGAAATGATTCAGTATCTTCAAAACATCTGCTTCCTTCAAAAGGAAGTGGAAGAATTGGAATTGGAAGATATGCAGGGCGTTCACGGACTTAAGGCGCTGCGTGTTACGGTCAATCTTTCGCTCAGAAAAGAAACGGAGACCTTTCATAGCTTGATTTCTTCGTTCAAAACCAGCCTTCCAGTTGAATAATTTTTTTTATACGATTGGAAATCGCAGCAAACCATTGACTTATCTGCCGGTAAATTATGAACGATTTCATTTTTAATTTTTTGCGTTCCATTCATATTCTTGCAGGTTTCACGGCGCTCTTCGCAGGTCCCGTTGCAATGGTTACGCATAAGGGCGGAAGGAAGCATCGTTTGTCAGGTAAAATATATTTTTGGGGAATGGCGATTGTTGCTGCCACGGCATTGGGGATGTCAATTCTTCGCACCAATCATTTTCTTCTTTTAATCGCCATTTTCAGTTTTTATTTCTCTCTAACGGGCTATCGGGCACTTTATCAAAAAAAGAGAACCGCTGGCAATGGAAGTCGATGGGATCGGGATCTTGCGGTGGTTATGCTACTTGCCTCGGCTGTGATGATGATTTACGGCATCATCAATTTTGCTCAATTGGGTGTGGTGATGATTGTCTTTGGCGGCATTGGTGCGGTCTTGGGAGTCCAAGATCTTCGCAAGTGGATGACCTTACAGCCTTCGAAATATCAATGGTTTTACGATCATATCGCGAGAATGGGCGCGTCTTACATTGCCACACTTTCGGCTTTTTCGGTGGTGAATTTCACATTTATACCCGATGTCATTCGTTGGCTTTGGGCAACCGCATTTGGCACACCCCTTATTATTTACACGGTCAGGCAATACCGAGCGCGGTTTGAAGCAGGTAAAAAGCCTGACGATGTTGCCACCTTTTCAATCAAAGGAGAATAGAAGCTATGTCAAATCCGTCACCCATTGAAGACACTTCACTCTCCGCAATTTCCTTTATTGCCCAAGGCATCACAAAACGATATGGATTTAAGCCACTTTTTTCAAATATTTCTTTTTCACTTCAACGTGGCGAGCGGCTTGCACTTGCCGGCAGAAATGGAAGCGGAAAAACCACCCTGCTTAAAATTCTTTCCGGCTTGATGCGCCCAAGTGAAGGCACAACACAGTTAACTTTTGACGGAATTATTCTTGAACGCGAATCATACTTCAAACACAGCGGATTTGCCGGCCCTTACTTAACCTTTTATGACGAACTTACA is from Chloroherpetonaceae bacterium and encodes:
- a CDS encoding MFS transporter, which encodes MRAYFRHIAGFQRDAKIFLLGSFLFSTGTAINDLLFNLYLKERGLKESFIGSSVSTLALGIMLMAIPSAFMAKRFSPRRMLIFCAAFEAFLYSARAASSNPISIPIYNVLIGAAGASLRILPASVMMTLAEKHERPYLFGLNSAFQMAGLMVGNFLGGYSPETFFWILSAILFPISSVASYQLGLALSTVVMLASSAVFSKLHAERNPLPMNFVANNPQKTFVKLQAIPLFFQRVVLGVQVPFKIFHHVYGDIKSNWPERHTRKALVSIIFPHTLVAIGAGATIPFIPLFLKTDFMLSPSTIGSIMSGVQAAVSLGYVASPLVTKRLGVLRSIIVVQAASLPFMAIVGFGESLIWAVFALGFRNVLMNMSSPFIDQYNMESVHESQRQLISSLDHFLWNAAWSVMPFIAGFVIEWVGYEPLFAFTIVLYAASSLLYYRRYRERHLIHL
- a CDS encoding GAF domain-containing protein is translated as MTNSLKDPWSVERLPEQPTPNAHSAPKNGNHLNTNGAAKKLLTSIKVDLEKNTDAHTLFHFPFKTSLSLSPLVAYWEKFAERDDAIRNTLGKSIHREIKKIPELLLPIDSDNKAELEAFLERFENHRGLLDTMFSVVFPPVSWESDYMAAFIPFNFQSFYATPPYEKMIRKNGGIQSWLNLNESEMSYGRELKAFTHIAKQIYGLDIQEFQYPFIFRIIDPDTLLDRYFRASINTRFCEIIAHGPVKPLTETEKKRLFANLSDLNVWRELIPREQFEFRGFTIVSALDVTDQEVISGLKRDLIEKESIVSNARFASLRQYIRALMNKPDLRMALASVNKDVVTVLNYNCENADEELEALRKKNSPALRFSISELKDSIHSKAVLESRPILIEDIHDIPTENHCDSLKKLFIKGVRNVFIAPLHYQGDVIGALEISSPNAGDINPINVVRLKEVLPLFSMAVKRANEESNTELQAVIREKFTVIHPSVEWRFQEAAEAWIARQNTGMNSDLDEIIFRDVYPLYGVSDIRNSSLLRNAAIQADMIRQMQLAKEILEMAEKVKPLPLIQEMIFHLNSKMDGFKKSLSSGDEGSAIEFLKHKIETFFPEAERFSKPIKSKIEAYRSLIDPRLGLLYDKRKAFDESVASLSEAIARYFDHEQDAAQKMFPHYYERHKTDGVDHTMYIGASICPDGRFDPLYARNLRLWQLMTICGVARLSDRMKETLTVPLDTAHLILVQSAPLSIRFHIDEKQFDVDGTYNIRYEIMKKRIDKAVVKGESQRVTQPGRIAIIYSQQREIAEYREMIQYLQNICFLQKEVEELELEDMQGVHGLKALRVTVNLSLRKETETFHSLISSFKTSLPVE
- a CDS encoding DUF2306 domain-containing protein translates to MNDFIFNFLRSIHILAGFTALFAGPVAMVTHKGGRKHRLSGKIYFWGMAIVAATALGMSILRTNHFLLLIAIFSFYFSLTGYRALYQKKRTAGNGSRWDRDLAVVMLLASAVMMIYGIINFAQLGVVMIVFGGIGAVLGVQDLRKWMTLQPSKYQWFYDHIARMGASYIATLSAFSVVNFTFIPDVIRWLWATAFGTPLIIYTVRQYRARFEAGKKPDDVATFSIKGE